A portion of the Pseudomonas synxantha BG33R genome contains these proteins:
- the hisF gene encoding imidazole glycerol phosphate synthase subunit HisF translates to MALAKRIIPCLDVDNGRVVKGVKFENIRDAGDPVEIARRYDEQGADEITFLDITASVDGRDTTLHTVERMASQVFIPLTVGGGVRTVQDIRNLLNAGADKVSINTAAVFNPEFVGEAAQHFGSQCIVVAIDAKKVSGPGETPRWEIFTHGGRKPTGLDAVEWAMKMEGLGAGEILLTSMDQDGMKNGFDLGVTRAISDALGIPVIASGGVGNLQHLADGVIEGHASAVLAASIFHFGEYTVPEAKAYMAARGIVVR, encoded by the coding sequence ATGGCGCTGGCCAAACGCATCATCCCTTGCCTGGACGTCGACAACGGTCGGGTGGTCAAGGGCGTCAAGTTCGAGAATATCCGCGATGCCGGCGACCCGGTGGAAATCGCCCGTCGTTACGATGAGCAGGGTGCCGACGAGATTACCTTTCTCGACATCACCGCCAGCGTCGATGGCCGCGACACCACATTGCATACCGTCGAGCGCATGGCCAGCCAGGTGTTCATCCCGTTGACCGTGGGCGGTGGCGTGCGCACTGTGCAAGACATCCGCAACCTGCTCAATGCCGGCGCGGACAAGGTCTCGATCAACACCGCCGCCGTTTTCAACCCCGAGTTCGTCGGCGAAGCCGCGCAGCACTTCGGCTCGCAGTGCATCGTGGTCGCGATCGATGCCAAGAAGGTCTCCGGCCCGGGCGAAACCCCGCGCTGGGAGATCTTCACCCACGGCGGGCGCAAACCTACCGGGCTGGACGCGGTGGAGTGGGCGATGAAGATGGAAGGCTTGGGCGCCGGTGAAATCCTGCTGACCAGCATGGACCAGGACGGCATGAAAAACGGCTTCGACCTGGGCGTGACCCGCGCTATCAGCGATGCACTGGGTATCCCGGTGATCGCCTCCGGTGGCGTCGGTAACCTGCAGCATTTGGCCGACGGTGTTATCGAAGGCCATGCCAGCGCAGTGCTGGCGGCGAGTATTTTCCACTTTGGTGAATACACCGTACCTGAGGCCAAGGCCTACATGGCAGCGCGCGGTATCGTCGTCCGCTAA